The following is a genomic window from Pseudophryne corroboree isolate aPseCor3 chromosome 3, aPseCor3.hap2, whole genome shotgun sequence.
ccatcagaatcctcctggtcaatttcctccccagcgccagcaacacccatatcctcctcatcctggtgtacttcaacactgacatcttcaatctgactatcaggaactggactgcgggtgctccttccagcacttgcagggggcgtgcaaatggtggaaggcgcatgctcttcacgtccagtgttgggaaggtcaggcatcgcaaccgacacaattggactctccttgtggatttgggatttcgaagaatgcacagttctttgctgtgctgcttttgccagcttgagtcttttcatttttctagcgagaggctgagtgcttccatcctcatgtgaagctgaaccactagccatgaacataggccagggcctcagccgttccttgccactccgtgtggtaaatggcatattggcaagtttacgcttctcctccgacaattttattttaggttttgaagtccttttttttctgatatttggtgttttggatttgacatgctctgtactatgacattgggcatcggccttggcagacgacgttgctggcatttcatcgtctcggccatgactagtggcagcagcttcagcacgaggtggaagtggatcttgatctttccctaattttggaacctcaacatttttgttctccatattttaataggcacaactaaaaggcacctcaggtaaacaatggagatggatactagtatacaattatggactgcctgccgactgcagacacagaggtagccacagccgtgaactaccgtactgtactgtgtctgcagctaatatagactggttgataaagagaagatgtctatgtaactatgtatgtataaagaagactgaaaaaaatccacggttaggtggtatacaattatggacggactgcctgccgagtgcagacacagaggtagccacagccgtgaactaccgtactgtactgtgtctgcagctaatatagactggttgataaagagaagatgtctatgtaactatgtatgtataaagaagaatgaaaaaaaaccacggttaggtggtatacaattatggacggactgcctgccgagtgcagacacagaggtagccacagccgtgaactaccgtactgtactgtgtctgcagctaatatagactggttgataaagagaagatgtctatgtaactatgtatgtataaagaagaatgaaaaaaatccacggttaggtggtattacaattatggacggactgcctgccgagtgcagagacacagaggtagccacagccatgaactaccgtactgtgtctgctgcgactggatgataaatgatataaaaaatatatatatatcactactgcagccggacaggtatatattatatattatataatgacggacctgctggacactgtctgtcagcagaatgagttttatttttatagaataaaaaaaaaaaaaacacacaagtgaagtcacacgacgagtgtttaactttttcaggcaatcacaatataagtatactactaactatactggtggtcagtgtggtcaggtcactggtcagtcacactggcagtggcactcctgcagcaaaagtgtgcactgtttaattttaatataatatgtactcctggctcctgctataacctataactggcactgcagtagtgctccccagtctcccccacaattataagctgtgtgagctgagcagtcagacagatatataatatatatagatgatgcagcacactggcctgagcctgagcagtgcacacagatatggtatgtgactgactgagtcactgtgtgtatcgcttttttcaggcagagaacggatatattaaataaactgcactgtgtgtctggtggtcactcactatataatatattatgtactcctggctcctgctataacctataactggcactgcagtagtgctccccagtctcccccacaattataagctgtgtgagctgagcagtcagacagatatatataatattatatatagataatagatgatgcagcacactggcctgagcctgagcagtgcacacagatatggtatgtgactgactgagtcactgtgtgtatcgcttttttcaggcagagaacggatatattaaataaactgcactgtgtgtctggtggtcactcactatataatatattatgtactcctggctcctgctgtaacctataactggcactgcagtagtgctccccagtctcccccacaattataagctgtgtgagctgagcagtcagacagatatatataatattatatatagataatagatgatgcagcacactggcctgagcctgagcagtgcacacagatatggtatgtgactgactgagtcactgtgtgtatcgcttttttcaggcagagaacggatatattaaataaactgcactgtgtgtctggtggtcactcactatataatatattatgtactcctggctcctgctataacctataactggcactgcagtagtgctccccagtctcccccacaattataagctgtgtgagctgagcagtcagacagatatatataatattatatatagataatagatgatgcagcacactggcctgagcctgagcagtgcacacagatatggtatgtgactgagtcactgtgtgctgtgtatcgcttttttcaggcagagaacggattataaagtaaactgcactgtcctcactagtaaactctctccactcagtctctacacttctacagtaacagtactcctcctagtcagctccagtaaatctctctcagtctcttataatctaaatggagaggacgccagccacgtcctctccctatcaatctcaatgcacgtgtgaaaatggcggcgacgcgcggctccttatatagaatccgagtctcgcgatagaatccgagcctcgcgagaatccgacagcgtcatgatgacgttcgggcgcgctcgggttaaccgagcaaggcgggaagatccgagtcgctcggacccgtgaaaaaaaacatgaagttctggcgggttcggattcagagaaaccgaacccgctcatatctaatagcaaccaatcaaattctagctatcgtTTATCTAATATAGTCTATAAAACGAgagcttgaatctgattggttgctatgggcaacatctctacttgtcTCCTTTAGATGGTTTTCTAAATCTCCCACCTATATGTCTGTATTGTGTCTTTACTTACTAACTATATGTTAAGAGTTTTCACTTTCGCACAGTGCACAACACTGTACTAAAAATATGGAGACTGGCACATGTGAAATGTTTAAGGTGGTTAAAAAAAGATCCATGTGGTGACACTGGGACTGATGCAGGACTGCACTCAAGTCAGTTTTGTGTCTGGATCTCTAATGCTCCAGAGTTCTGTGTATGCATCTAATGCATCTACGGGCGACTCACAGTTGTACGCAACTTGCGGGGGGGATTCAGAGGTGGAGGCAGTAGAGTAGCAGCTTTGACTTTTGACTCGGCTACTACTGGGCCCCACTGCACCCATGGCATACCCACCACCCTCCAGTGACCCCCAAGAAATGCCCATAGAAATTGGATGGAACTCCATGCAATTCGGATCTGTGCCCCTTGGCGGCAACCATCTCTGGTGCATGCTCAAAGAACCCATCTGGCGCTTGCGCTGATGGTTTCTATGCGTCTACCTCTGAAGCAACCCCTTAGTCCCATCTCCACTAACCCCACCCACAGTGTCTCCAGGCTGTCTTTCAAGTATTGCAACAAGAAAATCCTTATTCTGTAGACAGCTGTGTCAGAGACTTAGGACAAACAATTAACTGATGTTGCACTGCTTCTTGTGTCCACTTACAGATCATTTATTTCTATGTGATGGATTCACAAAGAAACGTAATCCTGAAAGACAACACATCAGTCCGCCAGCAGGCGCTGTCCGGGAATATAACAAGGGACCCACACGCAGAAGTACCCGAGGAACTAGTGCCAGGAAATCTGCAGAGAAAGACACAGAGATGTCAAACCCACATGAAGGAGGAAATGTCCCACAGTCCCTTTGGCCACGCAAAGGAGAACCTTGGATAGACCATCCTGCCATATACATTACACAATCCACCGCTAATCACCCTGACACCAGAGCAACAAACTGTGTGGCAGTTATGGCTTACAGTCTCAGGGAAGTGGTTGGAAATCCTCACAATGACTCTTTACCTAGAGGCCAGACCTCAGGACAAAAGCCGGAAGGACTGTCTGATGAGAAAGGTTGTGCTACGTTGGAAGCAGCTGTAGAGAGGCCTCCTGTAGGAAGTGAGAATTCTCTGGAATGTAATGACTGCGGCAAGTGTTTCACTCTGATAGGAAATCTTAGCAGACATCGGAAGATTCACACAAGACGTGGGATATGGccgtgctctgagtgcgggaaagtcTACACCAGCAACGCACAACTTGTTACGCACCTAAtgtgtcacacaggagagaagccatttttgTGCCCTGAATGTGGGAAATCTTTTCACTATAGACCTGGTCTTGTCATGCATATGAGGattcacacaggggagaagccatttgCGTGCAAAGAGTGCGGCAAGCGTTTTAGATGTGCTTCGCACCTTCCTAGACACTTTAAGGTCCACACTGGGGAAAAGCCGTTTTCCTGTAGTGAATGTGGGAAATCTTTTGCCACTAACCCTCATCTTATAAGACACCAGAGGATTCACACGGGAGTGAAACCTTTCTCCTGTCTCGAGTGTGGAAGGAGTTTCACTAATGACTTTCATCTTGCCCGTCACCGGAGAGGAAAACATGGCTTGCGGTAATGGGAAACTGTGATCTGCGCTACAGCTCATAgcaagtttttttatatatatatatatatatatatatatacaggcaatagacgcggcactcctggtgtctaaaTCAATAAGAACTCGTAATAGGCAGGTAGTGgtgaacaacgtttcaatgacgtttattgtgtcattttcctcaggtctcTTGTTACGCACCTAAtgtgtcacacaggagagaagccatttttgTGCCCTGAATGTGGGAAATCTTTTCACTATAGACCTGGTCTTGTCATGCATATGAGGattcacacaggggagaagccatttgCGTGCAAAGAGTGCGGCAAGCATTTTAGATGTGCTTCGCACCTTCCTAGACACTTTAAGGTCCACACTGGGGAAAAGCCGTTTTCCTGTAGTGAATGTGGGAAATCTTTTGCCACTAACCCTCATCTTATAAGACACCAGAGGATTCACACGGGAGTGAAACCTTTCTCCTGTCTCGAGTGTGGAAGGAGTTTCACTAATGACTTTCATCTTGCCCGTCACCGGAGAGGAAAACATGGCTTGCGGTAATGGGAAACTGTGATCTGCGCTACAGCTCATAgcaagttttttatatatatatatatatatatatagaaatccggaagaaacagcggcactcgaggattttcgtgaagtattgaaaattgtattcaaaaaaggttacaggtagccaacgtttcggggcttacatgcccctttgtcaaggtgtatatacaaaggggcatgtaagccccgaaacgttggctacctgtaaccttttttgaatacaattttcaatacttcacgaaaatcctcgagtgccgctgtttcttccgGATTTCTGCATTTCTtccacagaaggcaccggggtacctttacgccagtcaggagagtgccagtcccatttgggatatatatatatatatatatacgttttcAATCGTGTTCACTAATAAAGTTTTATGGCACATGAGCATCCGTCTGTTTTTATTACTTATTTGCTGTTGTATAGAGATTACACCCTACAAAGGGTTAC
Proteins encoded in this region:
- the LOC135057203 gene encoding zinc finger protein 383-like produces the protein MRYQTRLRVVKKKKKISRAHKKQQCLFDEVAIYFTKEEWDCLKTEEKEIYREVMVENYQTMAFLGLITVKPPLVSAIERGEEPVLKIPQQIHGQEVPRISSRDHLFLCDGFTKKRNPERQHISPPAGAVREYNKGPTRRSTRGTSARKSAEKDTEMSNPHEGGNVPQSLWPRKGEPWIDHPAIYITQSTANHPDTRATNCVAVMAYSLREVVGNPHNDSLPRGQTSGQKPEGLSDEKGCATLEAAVERPPVGSENSLECNDCGKCFTLIGNLSRHRKIHTRRGIWPCSECGKVYTSNAQLVTHLMCHTGEKPFLCPECGKSFHYRPGLVMHMRIHTGEKPFACKECGKRFRCASHLPRHFKVHTGEKPFSCSECGKSFATNPHLIRHQRIHTGVKPFSCLECGRSFTNDFHLARHRRGKHGLR